The window GAAGGTGAGCACGTTTCCGATCACGCCCGACTCGGCCAATTGCCGGCTCACTTCCGAGAAGCTGGCCCCGCGATTGATGAGGATCTGCGTCCGCGCCGCCGGATGCGAGCGATCGGCGTAGATTGTGAACCCGAGCCAGCCGCCCGTTGCCGCCGCGAGGGCGAGGACAGCGCTAAAAGAGGCTGCAATCCACCAGCCGGCCCTCACGCGCGCGATCCGCCGCGGCGCCGCGCCAAGAACGACTCGAGGATCAGCGCTGCGGCCATGCGATCGACGACGGTGCGGCGCTTCGCGCGCGAAACGTCGGCGGCGATGAGGCTCTTCGTGGCCTGCGCCGTCGTCAACCGCTCGTCGACGCGATGTATCGTGCCGCCGAAAACCTCGCGCAGCCGCTCGACGAACTCGTCGATTGCCGCCGCC is drawn from Candidatus Binatia bacterium and contains these coding sequences:
- the ruvX gene encoding Holliday junction resolvase RuvX → MLMALDVGSKRIGVAVADPSETFALPVATIERTNRRADLDRIKEYLDEYGVGELVVGDPITLAGDRGVAAAAIDEFVERLREVFGGTIHRVDERLTTAQATKSLIAADVSRAKRRTVVDRMAAALILESFLARRRGGSRA